The following proteins are encoded in a genomic region of Leifsonia psychrotolerans:
- a CDS encoding aldehyde dehydrogenase family protein, which produces MSENEVALLAKVPTGLYIGGEWRESSTGKTLPVYDPATGVELIRIADASVEDGAAAMDAAVAAQESWAATAPRVRGEILRRAFDLLQERKEEFALLMTIEMGKPLAEARGEVGYGGEFLRWFSEEAVRISGRYGQNPEGTGHMIVTQRPVGPCFLITPWNFPLAMATRKIAPALAAGCTVVVKPAELTPLTTLFFVKLLEEVGLPAGVVNVITTSTSSTVSAPIIADPRLRKLSFTGSTAVGQRLLAQAAQGVLRTSMELGGNAPFVVFDDADLDTAVDGAMLAKFRNTGQACTAANRFIVHESIAAEFGRRLTARVAEFSIGRGTDDGVTFGPLVNEAAVESTDAMVKDALERGAQLLIGGARPEGPGSFYQPTVLTNVPAESRLLQEEIFGPLVGITTFQSEDEAVRLANATEYGLIGYVFTTDLARGQRMIDRLDTGMMGLNTGLVSNAAAPFGGVKQSGLGREGSLEGIHEYLSTKYTLIPAS; this is translated from the coding sequence GTGTCTGAGAACGAAGTCGCCCTTCTCGCGAAGGTTCCGACAGGCCTGTACATCGGCGGCGAGTGGCGCGAAAGCAGCACGGGCAAAACTCTTCCTGTGTATGACCCGGCCACCGGCGTTGAACTGATTCGCATCGCCGACGCCAGTGTCGAAGACGGTGCTGCCGCCATGGATGCCGCGGTTGCAGCTCAGGAAAGCTGGGCTGCGACGGCACCGCGTGTGCGTGGCGAGATTCTGCGTCGCGCGTTCGACCTGCTGCAGGAGCGCAAGGAAGAATTTGCGCTGCTCATGACCATCGAGATGGGCAAGCCGCTGGCCGAGGCCCGTGGCGAGGTCGGCTACGGCGGTGAGTTCCTGCGTTGGTTCAGCGAGGAGGCCGTGCGCATCAGCGGACGGTACGGTCAGAACCCCGAGGGCACCGGCCACATGATCGTCACGCAGCGCCCAGTTGGACCGTGCTTCCTGATCACGCCGTGGAACTTCCCCCTGGCCATGGCCACCCGCAAGATCGCTCCGGCTCTTGCTGCGGGTTGCACTGTGGTCGTCAAGCCCGCCGAGCTCACCCCGCTGACGACTCTGTTCTTCGTCAAGTTGCTCGAAGAGGTCGGACTTCCGGCCGGCGTCGTCAACGTGATCACCACGTCGACCTCGTCTACCGTCTCGGCCCCGATCATCGCCGACCCGCGTCTGCGGAAGCTCAGCTTCACCGGCTCGACCGCGGTCGGCCAGCGTTTGCTCGCTCAGGCCGCCCAGGGTGTTCTGCGCACAAGCATGGAACTGGGCGGCAACGCTCCGTTCGTCGTCTTCGACGACGCCGATCTCGACACGGCGGTGGACGGCGCCATGCTTGCCAAGTTCCGCAACACCGGCCAGGCCTGCACGGCAGCGAACCGTTTCATCGTGCACGAATCGATCGCCGCTGAGTTCGGACGCCGTCTCACCGCGCGCGTCGCCGAGTTCTCCATCGGTCGCGGCACCGACGACGGGGTCACCTTCGGTCCGCTCGTCAATGAGGCAGCCGTCGAGTCGACCGACGCCATGGTGAAGGATGCGCTCGAACGCGGTGCGCAGCTTCTCATCGGCGGGGCGCGTCCGGAGGGCCCCGGCTCGTTCTACCAGCCGACCGTGCTGACAAACGTTCCCGCTGAGAGCCGTCTGCTTCAGGAAGAGATCTTCGGGCCGCTCGTGGGCATCACTACCTTCCAGAGCGAAGACGAAGCAGTGCGCCTGGCGAACGCCACCGAGTACGGCCTCATCGGCTACGTATTCACGACCGACCTGGCTCGCGGCCAGCGCATGATCGACCGTCTCGACACCGGCATGATGGGCCTGAACACGGGCTTGGTGTCGAATGCTGCGGCTCCGTTCGGCGGCGTCAAGCAGTCGGGTCTCGGTCGGGAAGGCAGCCTCGAAGGCATCCACGAGTACCTGTCGACCAAATACACCCTCATTCCCGCTTCCTAA
- the gabT gene encoding 4-aminobutyrate--2-oxoglutarate transaminase, with amino-acid sequence MTLVDSPPLDSSLDVPRGGPSLPQERRLVTAIPGPKSLERMARKSAAVASGVGTTIPVFTVAAGGGVLVDVDGNSLIDLGSGIAVTGVGNSNPRVVAAVAAQLNQFTHTCFTVAPYDSYVEVAEALNRLTPGDHDKRSALFNSGAEAVENAIKIARHYTGKQAVVAFDHAYHGRTNLTMGLTAKSMPYKSGFGPFASELYRAPMSYPYRDGLDGVTAAKAAILQIEKQIGAANLAAMIIEPIQGEGGFIVPAEGFLPTLVAWASENNVVFIADEVQTGFARTGDLFASEHEGIVPDVIVTAKGIAGGLPLSAVTGRAAIMDSAHAGGLGGTYGGNPLACVAALATIESYQEDNLVERAREIGALLTSQLSALQANDSRIGDVRGRGALIAIELVNPTTGEPDAALTNRVAAEAHKQGVIVLTCGTYGNVIRFLPPLSISDALLTEGISVVAEALASA; translated from the coding sequence ATGACCCTCGTCGATTCCCCCCCGCTGGATTCCTCACTTGACGTTCCGCGTGGAGGTCCGTCGCTTCCGCAGGAACGCCGACTCGTCACCGCAATTCCCGGCCCGAAATCCCTCGAACGCATGGCGCGCAAATCCGCAGCCGTCGCATCCGGCGTGGGAACCACCATCCCCGTTTTCACGGTTGCTGCCGGTGGTGGAGTGCTCGTCGACGTCGACGGTAACTCCCTGATCGACCTCGGAAGCGGCATCGCCGTGACCGGCGTCGGAAACAGCAACCCGCGCGTCGTCGCCGCCGTCGCTGCCCAGCTCAACCAGTTCACCCACACGTGCTTCACCGTCGCCCCGTATGACTCCTACGTCGAGGTCGCCGAGGCTCTGAACCGTCTGACCCCGGGCGACCACGACAAGCGGAGCGCGCTGTTCAACTCGGGTGCCGAGGCCGTCGAAAATGCGATCAAGATTGCCCGTCACTACACCGGCAAGCAGGCCGTTGTCGCCTTCGACCACGCGTACCACGGCCGCACGAACCTCACCATGGGCCTGACCGCAAAGAGCATGCCGTACAAGAGTGGTTTCGGACCGTTCGCCTCTGAGCTGTATCGTGCACCGATGTCCTACCCGTACCGCGACGGACTCGACGGCGTGACCGCGGCCAAGGCCGCCATCCTCCAGATCGAGAAGCAGATCGGCGCTGCCAACCTGGCCGCCATGATCATCGAGCCCATACAGGGCGAGGGTGGCTTCATCGTTCCGGCCGAAGGCTTCCTGCCGACCCTTGTCGCGTGGGCATCCGAGAACAACGTCGTCTTCATCGCCGACGAGGTCCAGACCGGATTCGCCCGCACCGGCGACCTGTTCGCCAGCGAACATGAAGGAATCGTGCCCGACGTCATCGTCACCGCCAAGGGCATCGCCGGGGGCCTGCCGTTGTCGGCCGTCACCGGACGCGCCGCCATTATGGACTCGGCTCACGCCGGTGGCCTCGGTGGCACCTATGGTGGCAACCCGCTGGCCTGCGTGGCAGCACTGGCGACCATCGAGAGCTACCAGGAAGACAACCTCGTCGAGCGTGCACGCGAGATCGGCGCGCTTCTTACCAGCCAGCTCAGCGCGCTGCAGGCGAACGACTCGCGCATCGGCGACGTACGTGGACGCGGCGCTCTGATCGCCATCGAGCTGGTTAACCCCACGACGGGCGAACCGGATGCCGCACTCACCAACCGCGTCGCCGCTGAGGCACACAAGCAGGGCGTTATCGTTCTGACCTGTGGCACCTACGGCAACGTCATCCGCTTCCTCCCGCCGCTCTCCATCTCGGACGCCCTCCTCACCGAGGGCATCTCCGTCGTCGCCGAAGCGCTGGCCAGCGCATGA
- a CDS encoding Glu/Leu/Phe/Val family dehydrogenase yields MSLIIADAVTAPAATPLEDARAQLAEAVAVLGYDQGIYNMLATPRREMTVSVPLRMDDGSSRLYIGHRVQHNFSRGPAKGGLRYSPNVHIEEVRALAMWMTWKCALLDVPYGGAKGGINIDPRQHSMAELERVTRRYTSEILPIIGQERDIPAPDVGTDEQTMAWIMDTYSVNKGYTVPGIVTGKPISLGGSHGRASATSRGVTHIALAALTHHGIRHQGATAVVQGFGKVGHDAALFLAEAGVLVVAISDQYGAVRNDTGLDVAALSEHMRATGSVVGFTGADEFDALDMLELDVDLLVPAAVEGVLHEGNAARVRATIIVEGANGPTSPAADRIFEERGILVVPDILANAGGVIVSYFEWVQANQAYWWNAEEVESKLAERMQAAWRQVVEYAAKRALTLRAAATILAVERVAEAHKIRGLYP; encoded by the coding sequence ATGAGTCTGATCATTGCCGACGCTGTCACCGCGCCAGCCGCGACCCCCCTCGAGGACGCACGTGCTCAACTGGCCGAAGCTGTCGCCGTTCTCGGTTACGACCAGGGCATCTACAACATGTTAGCCACGCCGCGACGTGAGATGACCGTCAGCGTCCCGCTGCGCATGGACGATGGATCGAGCCGTCTCTACATCGGACACCGGGTTCAGCACAACTTCTCGCGCGGCCCGGCCAAGGGCGGACTGCGGTACAGCCCGAATGTTCACATCGAGGAGGTGCGCGCCCTGGCCATGTGGATGACCTGGAAGTGCGCCCTTCTCGACGTGCCCTACGGCGGTGCCAAGGGGGGCATCAACATCGACCCGCGCCAGCACTCGATGGCCGAGCTGGAGCGAGTGACACGGCGTTACACCAGTGAGATCCTGCCGATCATCGGCCAGGAGCGCGACATCCCGGCACCCGACGTCGGAACCGACGAGCAGACCATGGCCTGGATCATGGACACCTACTCGGTGAACAAGGGTTATACGGTGCCCGGAATCGTCACCGGCAAGCCGATCAGCCTCGGCGGATCGCACGGTCGTGCCAGCGCCACCTCGCGGGGCGTCACCCACATCGCTCTCGCCGCGCTGACCCACCATGGCATCCGTCATCAGGGCGCCACAGCCGTTGTTCAAGGCTTTGGCAAAGTGGGCCACGACGCCGCGTTGTTCCTTGCTGAGGCGGGCGTTCTCGTCGTGGCCATCAGCGACCAGTATGGCGCTGTGCGAAACGACACCGGACTTGACGTTGCTGCGCTCAGCGAACACATGCGGGCGACAGGCTCTGTCGTCGGTTTCACAGGTGCCGATGAGTTCGATGCTCTCGACATGCTCGAGCTTGACGTTGACCTCTTGGTCCCGGCCGCCGTCGAGGGTGTTCTACACGAGGGAAATGCTGCACGCGTGCGCGCCACGATCATCGTCGAGGGCGCCAACGGTCCCACGTCGCCCGCCGCCGACCGCATCTTCGAGGAGCGCGGTATCCTGGTGGTACCCGATATCCTCGCCAACGCCGGTGGCGTCATCGTCTCCTACTTCGAGTGGGTGCAGGCGAATCAGGCTTATTGGTGGAACGCCGAGGAAGTCGAATCCAAGCTCGCCGAGCGCATGCAGGCAGCGTGGCGTCAGGTCGTCGAATACGCGGCCAAGCGCGCCTTGACCCTGCGTGCCGCCGCCACAATTCTCGCCGTCGAACGCGTCGCCGAGGCCCACAAGATTCGCGGGTTGTACCCGTGA
- a CDS encoding ABC transporter permease subunit, whose protein sequence is MFAELLRHELRERRWSALFLGLILAGMSVLIFALTSSLSTAIAQMTGSFPPALTAFIGGGSAGGYAVGELFNLVAPAALVGYTIAVGGSTIAGEEEKGTMSMLSAQPLTRTSIVTSKALALLAGLLGAGLLLWAGAVISSSASGIGLELGGLTAICIHLLLLAVAFGAIAIAVGALTGRSGLSSGLAAGLAVVAYASNAMLPLANLATWAKLSPWYYFAGSNPLSTGINGWNLLVLAGIAAVALVIAYLGFARRDLRG, encoded by the coding sequence ATGTTCGCTGAACTGCTGCGCCATGAGTTGAGGGAGCGTCGCTGGTCGGCACTGTTCCTGGGCCTGATCCTCGCGGGGATGAGCGTGCTCATCTTCGCGCTGACCTCGAGTCTCAGCACGGCGATCGCACAAATGACCGGCAGTTTTCCCCCGGCGCTGACGGCGTTCATCGGTGGGGGAAGCGCGGGTGGGTACGCCGTCGGGGAGCTCTTCAACCTGGTTGCGCCAGCGGCCCTGGTCGGTTACACGATTGCGGTGGGCGGATCAACGATCGCGGGCGAGGAAGAGAAGGGCACCATGTCAATGCTCTCGGCACAGCCCCTCACCCGAACGTCGATCGTGACCTCGAAGGCGCTCGCCCTGCTCGCCGGCCTGCTCGGAGCAGGCCTGCTGCTGTGGGCGGGCGCAGTCATCTCCTCGTCGGCTTCTGGCATCGGCCTCGAACTGGGCGGGCTCACCGCCATCTGCATCCATCTGCTGCTCCTCGCGGTTGCCTTCGGGGCGATCGCGATCGCGGTCGGCGCGCTCACCGGACGTTCGGGGCTGTCGAGTGGGCTTGCTGCGGGCCTGGCCGTCGTCGCCTACGCGTCGAACGCGATGCTGCCGCTGGCGAACCTGGCCACCTGGGCGAAACTCAGCCCCTGGTACTACTTTGCCGGGAGTAATCCCCTGAGCACCGGGATCAATGGCTGGAACCTGCTGGTGCTTGCGGGGATTGCCGCCGTCGCCCTGGTCATTGCGTACCTCGGCTTCGCCCGGCGCGATCTGAGGGGATGA
- a CDS encoding acyl-CoA thioesterase, producing the protein MKLHVPIRLRWSDLDAYGHVNNAEMLRLLEEARILAFWADDEATLSAIGASTAVLDGRPGSDTLTLIGRQEIEYLAPVPYLRAPLDVRLWLGKLGGASLDVCYEVWSPTETTPAVLYSRATTTIVLVDATSQRPRRINDIERAAWLPYLEDPVAFARR; encoded by the coding sequence ATGAAATTGCATGTGCCCATTCGGTTGCGATGGTCTGACCTCGACGCCTACGGTCACGTGAACAATGCCGAGATGCTGCGTCTCCTTGAGGAGGCGCGCATCTTGGCGTTCTGGGCCGATGACGAAGCAACATTGTCCGCCATCGGCGCGAGCACAGCGGTACTTGACGGTCGACCCGGCTCCGACACCCTGACCTTGATCGGTCGCCAGGAGATCGAATACCTCGCACCGGTGCCGTACCTGCGCGCTCCACTGGATGTCCGGCTGTGGCTCGGCAAACTCGGTGGCGCCAGTCTGGACGTCTGCTACGAGGTCTGGAGCCCCACCGAAACGACTCCGGCCGTGCTCTATTCCCGAGCGACGACGACAATCGTTCTCGTCGACGCCACCTCACAGCGCCCGCGACGGATCAATGACATCGAACGGGCGGCCTGGTTGCCCTACCTCGAAGACCCGGTTGCCTTCGCACGACGCTGA
- a CDS encoding PucR family transcriptional regulator, which produces MLLTVRRLFSQPQLKLRLLTKDAALPAGALDATVEWVHSSDLADPTPFLSPGQVLLTTGTQFDRDGPGDDLYLDYVARLQRRGIAALGFGTEVVRDGTPDALVAACLSQGLPLVEVPYLTPFIAVARAAAEMVAEERYARHTWALSAQRAISLAALRPDGLSATLSELSRQLDHWVALFDVGGNVDHVFPRDAFAGEVLSGSSFATVQSEARRLLARGQRASATIVVGGETLTLQTLGRRDQLRGVLALGGAAELDQASHDVVTSVIALAGLALEQNHALAGARGHLRSGLLHVLLGGNRELAESISHEMWGPLPVEPVLCAVTSVAGPRHDAMTEFLEVRVEEQQGTVFFAVQDDTVVLVLHPSARAVLDDFCRTFGLHAGLSDPTDYSDLARALAQAGQAHERSYEGEPSVVEFDTISRQGVLAFLARTDAREVGRATLAPVLGHDAAHGTELLRTVQVWLEHNGAFDAAARVLGVHRHTVRSRIELAETLLGRDLGAFHARADVWAALLATAPA; this is translated from the coding sequence ATGCTTCTCACCGTTCGCCGTCTGTTCAGTCAGCCACAGCTGAAGCTCCGGCTTCTGACCAAGGACGCGGCCCTGCCCGCCGGCGCACTCGACGCCACGGTGGAGTGGGTGCACAGTTCCGATCTGGCCGATCCGACACCGTTTCTCTCGCCCGGCCAGGTGCTGCTGACGACGGGAACCCAGTTCGACCGTGACGGTCCGGGCGACGACCTCTACCTCGACTACGTGGCCCGGCTCCAACGCCGGGGAATCGCCGCGCTCGGGTTCGGCACCGAAGTAGTCAGGGATGGCACCCCTGACGCGTTGGTCGCGGCGTGCCTCAGTCAGGGCCTCCCCCTGGTCGAAGTGCCCTACCTCACGCCGTTTATTGCCGTCGCGCGCGCTGCGGCAGAGATGGTCGCCGAAGAACGATATGCGCGGCACACCTGGGCGCTCAGCGCTCAGCGTGCCATCTCCTTGGCCGCCTTGCGCCCGGATGGCCTGAGCGCGACACTGTCCGAGCTGTCGCGACAGCTCGACCACTGGGTGGCCCTCTTCGACGTCGGAGGCAACGTCGACCACGTCTTCCCCCGTGATGCTTTCGCCGGAGAAGTTCTGTCCGGCAGTTCCTTCGCCACGGTTCAGAGCGAGGCACGGCGTCTGTTGGCTCGCGGTCAGCGAGCGAGCGCGACGATCGTGGTGGGCGGCGAGACACTGACGCTGCAGACGCTGGGACGACGTGACCAATTGCGTGGCGTGCTGGCCTTGGGCGGCGCCGCGGAACTTGACCAAGCAAGCCACGACGTGGTGACATCGGTGATCGCGCTTGCGGGTCTCGCCTTAGAACAGAACCACGCCTTGGCCGGCGCCCGGGGGCACTTGCGTTCCGGGCTGCTGCATGTTCTGCTCGGCGGCAACCGTGAGCTGGCCGAAAGCATTTCCCACGAAATGTGGGGCCCACTCCCCGTCGAGCCCGTGCTCTGTGCCGTCACCTCCGTTGCAGGTCCCCGACATGATGCGATGACGGAGTTCCTTGAGGTACGCGTCGAAGAACAACAGGGAACCGTCTTCTTCGCCGTGCAGGATGACACGGTCGTTCTTGTGCTGCATCCGTCTGCCCGTGCTGTGCTCGATGACTTCTGTCGCACATTCGGTCTGCACGCGGGGCTCTCGGACCCGACAGACTATTCCGACTTGGCGCGCGCCCTCGCCCAGGCAGGGCAGGCACACGAACGCTCCTACGAAGGGGAACCCAGCGTGGTCGAGTTCGACACCATCTCGCGCCAGGGCGTCCTGGCGTTTCTGGCCCGGACGGATGCCCGGGAAGTCGGGCGCGCCACACTGGCCCCCGTGCTCGGCCACGACGCCGCCCACGGAACCGAGCTTTTGCGCACGGTGCAGGTCTGGCTTGAACACAACGGAGCGTTCGACGCGGCGGCTCGCGTGCTCGGAGTGCATCGGCACACCGTGCGCAGCCGGATCGAGCTGGCCGAAACTCTTCTCGGCCGTGACCTGGGCGCTTTTCACGCGCGCGCCGACGTGTGGGCCGCGCTACTCGCGACCGCTCCGGCTTAG
- a CDS encoding acyl-CoA thioesterase: MNTPMHGLLAALDLTDTGARTNEDIFTGPSQWMPLGRVFGGQVLAQSLIAAMRTVADDRSVHSMHGYFLRPGDVNHPITFSVDRIHDGRSFSTRRTQAYQNGLPILSAIASFQDEDEGLEHHVEMPTDIPDPESLPSAAESLALVDHSIARYWANERPFDIRHVPSPIYLTVDGEHTSRQAVWMKTFDPLPDDPNLHRAALAYASDYSIIEPIMRKHGVAWATRGLKAASLDHAMWWHRFGRADEWVLFVQDSPSAQSGRGLSTGSIFSRDGALLATVAQEAMLRVPTNAD, encoded by the coding sequence ATGAACACGCCGATGCACGGTCTTCTGGCCGCGTTGGATCTGACGGATACGGGTGCCCGCACCAACGAAGACATCTTCACCGGCCCGTCGCAGTGGATGCCGCTCGGGCGTGTTTTCGGCGGTCAGGTGCTTGCTCAGTCGTTGATTGCCGCCATGCGCACCGTGGCCGATGATCGTAGCGTGCATTCAATGCACGGCTATTTTCTGCGCCCCGGCGACGTCAACCACCCGATCACGTTCTCGGTCGACCGCATCCACGACGGCCGCTCCTTTTCGACCCGACGCACTCAGGCGTATCAGAACGGCCTGCCGATCCTCTCGGCGATCGCGTCGTTTCAAGACGAGGACGAAGGGCTCGAGCACCACGTCGAGATGCCCACCGATATTCCGGATCCTGAGTCGCTGCCCTCAGCGGCCGAGTCCCTAGCGCTGGTCGACCACTCGATCGCGCGCTACTGGGCGAATGAACGTCCCTTTGACATTCGACACGTCCCTTCTCCGATCTACCTCACCGTCGACGGCGAGCACACCTCTCGTCAGGCCGTGTGGATGAAGACCTTCGACCCGCTTCCCGACGATCCCAACCTGCACCGCGCAGCGCTGGCGTACGCGAGCGACTATTCGATCATCGAACCGATTATGCGTAAACATGGCGTTGCCTGGGCAACACGGGGGCTGAAGGCAGCCAGCCTCGACCACGCAATGTGGTGGCATCGATTCGGACGCGCCGACGAGTGGGTTCTGTTCGTGCAGGACTCCCCCTCAGCCCAAAGTGGTCGAGGACTTTCTACCGGAAGCATCTTCAGCCGAGATGGCGCTCTTCTCGCAACTGTGGCCCAAGAGGCAATGCTTCGTGTGCCGACAAATGCCGACTGA
- a CDS encoding ABC transporter permease subunit produces MAIIRRATFSTLIGKAVTDRAPLAAVASFYILVIGALIGLLWPPLREAFQTMPPAMTDLVAAISGGTDLSTSTGWANAELLSVLAPAAAIVVGVMSAAAASAGEEENKTLGLNLSTPIGRSAFLTAKIIGMGVLVVIVAVCVGLGLLLGTAIGTLGFTTAGMTGAAAHTLLLGILFGTLGFLIGAATGSKRLATLVPTVVAVLAFAANTFLPLNASLAVGQKFSPWYYYLSSDPLAHGANGGHLALLAGVSLALAVAAVLVFRTRDLRG; encoded by the coding sequence ATGGCGATCATCCGCCGTGCGACATTCTCGACGCTCATCGGCAAAGCGGTCACGGACCGCGCCCCGCTGGCCGCCGTTGCGTCCTTCTACATTCTCGTCATCGGTGCGCTGATCGGCCTACTGTGGCCACCGCTTCGGGAGGCGTTCCAGACTATGCCTCCGGCCATGACAGACCTGGTTGCCGCGATTTCCGGTGGAACGGATCTCTCAACGTCGACGGGATGGGCGAATGCCGAACTGCTCTCCGTACTCGCCCCGGCCGCCGCGATCGTGGTTGGCGTGATGAGCGCGGCCGCGGCATCCGCGGGCGAAGAAGAGAACAAGACCCTCGGGCTAAACCTGAGTACGCCGATCGGCCGCAGTGCTTTTCTGACCGCAAAGATCATCGGCATGGGCGTGCTTGTTGTGATCGTCGCCGTCTGTGTCGGGCTCGGCCTTCTGCTCGGCACTGCGATCGGCACGCTCGGATTCACCACGGCGGGCATGACCGGCGCCGCGGCGCACACGCTTCTTCTCGGCATCCTGTTCGGAACGCTCGGGTTTCTCATCGGGGCGGCGACGGGGAGCAAACGGCTCGCGACCCTGGTGCCGACGGTGGTCGCGGTGCTGGCCTTCGCCGCCAACACCTTCCTGCCGCTGAACGCGTCGCTCGCGGTTGGCCAGAAGTTCAGTCCCTGGTACTACTACCTCTCCTCAGATCCGCTCGCCCACGGGGCGAACGGCGGCCATCTGGCGTTACTCGCCGGCGTAAGCCTCGCACTCGCGGTGGCTGCGGTGCTTGTGTTCCGCACGCGCGATCTGCGCGGCTAA
- a CDS encoding ABC transporter ATP-binding protein has protein sequence MADPAILTHSLTKKYGAVTAVHEMDLEVKTGEVFGFLGPNGAGKSTTIRTLLDQIRPTVGSATILGLDSHTDSLAIRRRVGYVPGDLALYPNLTGRETIRYFARLRGGVEQAVVDELAQRLQADLTKKVKDYSTGNRQKIGLIQAFMHRPELLILDEPNAGLDPLMQQEFLTLLAEARERGSTVFLSSHTLSEVERIADRVGIIRDGRLIVVERIDDLKRKAVRRLDFEFAQPLAADTFAGVTGVREVTVDGTHVHISYEGPVTDVLRAATTYEVLNLTSREEDLEEIFLAYYRGDEADAVGEASASQAESTNHVR, from the coding sequence ATGGCTGACCCGGCAATCCTGACGCACTCACTGACGAAGAAGTATGGCGCTGTCACCGCGGTGCACGAGATGGATCTGGAAGTCAAAACAGGCGAAGTGTTTGGTTTCCTCGGCCCGAATGGTGCCGGTAAATCAACGACGATCCGTACGCTGCTCGACCAGATCCGGCCCACCGTGGGCTCGGCGACGATCCTCGGCCTGGACTCGCACACCGACAGCCTGGCCATCCGGCGCCGCGTCGGCTACGTCCCGGGGGACCTCGCCCTGTATCCCAACCTGACGGGGAGAGAGACGATTCGCTATTTTGCGCGTCTCCGCGGCGGCGTCGAGCAGGCCGTCGTGGATGAGCTTGCGCAGCGACTCCAGGCCGACCTGACGAAGAAGGTGAAAGACTATTCGACCGGCAACCGGCAGAAGATCGGGCTGATTCAAGCGTTCATGCACCGGCCAGAGCTGCTCATTCTCGACGAACCCAACGCAGGGCTCGACCCGCTGATGCAACAGGAGTTCCTGACACTGCTTGCCGAGGCGCGTGAGAGAGGAAGCACGGTCTTTCTGTCCTCCCACACCCTGTCCGAGGTCGAGCGCATCGCAGATCGGGTGGGCATCATTCGCGACGGGCGTCTGATCGTCGTTGAACGGATCGACGATCTCAAACGCAAGGCTGTGCGACGCCTCGACTTCGAGTTCGCCCAGCCTCTCGCGGCCGACACTTTCGCAGGTGTGACCGGCGTGCGTGAGGTAACGGTCGACGGCACGCACGTTCACATCTCCTATGAGGGGCCCGTGACGGATGTGCTTCGCGCGGCGACGACTTACGAAGTGCTGAATCTGACCAGTCGAGAGGAGGACTTGGAGGAGATCTTCCTGGCCTACTATCGCGGTGACGAGGCTGACGCCGTAGGCGAGGCCTCGGCCTCGCAGGCTGAGTCGACGAATCATGTTCGCTGA